DNA from Triticum aestivum cultivar Chinese Spring chromosome 7D, IWGSC CS RefSeq v2.1, whole genome shotgun sequence:
TAATGTACGGCTCATTCCTCTTTTCCTTTGTGGAGGGTTGCCTCCCTTATAGGGGTAAAGTTAGTCAAAAAGGGGAGATCATCAACAAACTGAAAAGGCAACTTAAGGATTAtttctattggaaatatgccccaaAAGCAATActaaatgttattatttatttttatgttgataaGTAATGTTTATTTTCTGTGCTATAATTGCAATGATTCTTGAATATGAGAATATAAACACAAAATAAGTTTCTAGTCTCGTCTCTAAGACTATCACATGTGTTGCATGATGATATTTATGTTCTTATCACAGGGCATTGTTAAAGTCACAAGGAAGCCGACAACAATGAGTGCACATTGTTATTAGAACAATGGTGTTGAATAGACCCAGTCAAATGATATACTACGAGAACACATTGTCACATTGTTATTAGTATTATCAAAGAAGTGTTAACATATACTCACTTttttagaccatgagagtatcaagcaCCTTCATACCAGACGGTGTACTTCGGAGTTTGCCAAACATTACTTGTAACAGGGTAATTATGACACCAACTTTCGGATACATCGAACAAGTATGTCAAAGGCACTTGATAACTCAAGATTGAAATTTGCTCCTCCGACAACATGTGCTTGGAATTTTTTTTCTGCTCACTTACACGCACATACCATTCGTATGAACACCGCACGCACATCCTACCCCTGTTAGCACCTTCGAGATACTGAGCCGACACAACATCTTGAAATTGACGAAGTCACCATAAACATCTTGTAGTCGATGAAAACGTCTACTCCCATTGAACGAACATCGCTGAAAAGTCTAGAATAAATCCTAGAAAATGCGAGCACCGGCGTCAAGTCTAAGAcgtgaaccctggtgggttggtttCACCACAAGGAGTCTAACATCTGAACTAGGCTCAGTTCGTTGTACTTGAAAAATGTTACCGCGTATTCAAAAAAGTGTTCAAAAATATGTATTTTTTTAAATgtacatcatgtatttgaaaaatatttagcatgtataaaaaatatattttatgtaTGCACTAAAAATATACGTTGTGTACTGAGAAAAATTACAAATGTGTTAATAAAAATAAATTAGATAAAAAAGtaaagagaaaaaacaaagaaaaacaaagtaTAACAAAGAAAAGAAGAAACCCAAACAAAACCAATGAAAAAATGAAGAATACACAAAGTATaatgaagaaaagaagaaaaatcaAAGAAAGCCTGTGAAAAAACGCAATAAACATAAAAAATAAGCAGAAGCAGAGGAAATCTACAACAACACGAGCAACAGCAAGCGGCTTGCGCTAATGGGCTCGCCTGATAGTCGCCTTGTTGTAGGTGATTACTAATAGAAATCGGTACGAATGAGAAATAGCTCTCGCACTCCGTGGATTTGGTAACCTCAAATCTGGGGACTAACCAACCAGCAGTTATCATTAGGGGGTTTCCAAGGGTCACTCTTCTTTGGACCATGAGTGCGTCAAGTGGTGTGCCCAGTCGCCGCCACATGTCGCATGCCGGACACTCCCTCTTgattttatctttttatttttctgaatttcgGGTTTTAGATTTTTTtggactttttttttatttttttgccctTTTTTCTAGGTTTGCAAAGCACATCTTTGCTTCTTGAAAAAATATATGTCGTGCTTCTTGTGGAAGCACATGGAGTGCTTTTACGAGGAGCATAGATTGTTTTTTGTGAAAGGCACTTTTTATGTTTTCACAAGAAGTATAGATTTGCTTCTACGAAAAGCATAACTATACTTATACTTAAAAATAAAAAAGCACATCCCGTGCTTctacaagtagcacaacatgtgCTTTCATAAAAAGtgaaaaccaaaaaaaaagaaagaaaagcacGACCTGTCCTTTATAAAAAAACGCAACCATCATTTCAGGCCGAATTTTTTCTTTGTCTGTTGGCATTcgtctttttctggttttatttttttcaatttttttgtattCATTTTTTCCTTCAGGTTTTTTTTTCTGGTTTCCATTTTTTCATGAACAAAGTTCAGAAAAACCTATTAACATGTGATCTAATTTCAAAGATCGCAACGCGAGAAATCCAACAATGAAAACAGTTCGGTGTTTTTTGACGCACAATTCAAGATATAAAAACGAAtctacagaaaaaaagaaaaatctcCAGCTTCAGCGCCAAAAAAGGTGGGGTGGGCTGGCGCGGTGAATCCATGTGATGTCCGGCCTGCCTTATCCGCAAGTTTGGTTTGTGTTTATGGAAGATGGTTTCGCTTGGACCTCTCATCGCCATCAAGTTGACTTGTCTGATACAGTttccataaagaaaagaaaaaatgatgcTGACGCTGCTGCACATCCCTCCACTTCCGATCaatcctccttcctctcctcctccccgccggcgccgcTGCCCACCTCCCATGGCCGCCTTCGCCTCCGCCCCCCAGCAATCCAAGCCCCTCGTGCTCGGCTGCGGCGCCGTCTCCGTGGACTACCTCGCCACCGTCGCCTCTTTCCCCAACCCCGACGACAAGATCCGCAGCCTCGCGCTCAAGGTCGAGGGAGGTGGCAACGCCGGCAACGCCCTCACCGGAGCCGCTCGCCTGGGCCTCAGCCCAAGGATTATATCCAAGGTAAAGGCCGCACCCGCCCTTCACTACCACCACCTACCTAGTTCCTTCTCTCGACATCACCCCACTGATCTATGTATATGCATGCTCACTCCTTGCTCTTACTGCTGGAGTAGGCGTCCAATGATGCACTGGGAAAAAGCATTCTCAAGGAGCTGCAAGATGACGGAGTAGACACTTCCTATATGACGGTATAATACGGAACGCAATTGCCTTACCCCATTATTCCATTCCTATATGCAGCAGCATTCATCCATCCTAATCCTATTTCATGTATATGGCTATCTTCTTACTCCAGGTAGCAGATGGGGGGAATTCACCCTTCACCTATATAATCGTCGATAACCAGACGTGAGTGACAGATCAAAAGAACAAACTGTGCTGCTATCCTGTTTTTATACAAGTGGTCTTCATTCTCTTATTCCTTACCACTTTGTTTTGCAAATGACGATGAGTTACGGGTATTTTGCTCTTTACCACTGTTTTAATCCCCCTTCTTCGTTTCCAGGAAAACTCGCACTTGCATACACACTCCTGGTTATCCCCCAATGAAGCCAGAGGAGCTCACAAAGGAAAACTTGTTTGCTGCTTTACATGGCGTAGAAATGGTGTATTTTGATGTTAGACTGCACGAGACTGCTTTGCTTGTTGCAGAAGAGGTAATATTTTCCTGCCACAACATAACATTTCATCTTATTATAGGCATATTAAGAAACATGAGTGCATACATAATATTCGACTTCACTTCCATACATTGATGAGCAGCCAATAATATCAGAAACAAAAGTCTTGTGTTATGTGTGAATGTCGGCATGTCGCACAAAAGTCAACGCATAACTCCTTCTGTCTTAATGTTgcaattttttttctgttcttgGTTTCTCTCTCGTCCACATTGGTGTTGAGATTGATCTTCGTTTATGGGATCAATCCAGTGCAGGCAAGCCAAAGAAAAATTCCTATTTTGGTCGACGCAGAGAAAAAGAGGGAAGGATTGGATGACCTCCTGAATTTTGCATCATATGTTGTATGCTCTGCAAAATTTCCTCAGGTGAGTTTTTTTATTTCCAATGACAACAGAGTATTACTGCTAAGCTCTGCTACATTATGTTGTATGCTGTAACTGTAGCTATGCCTCTTTAATCATTTACTGATATTACCTTAGTCAAGGAGTTTGATGTTTTGATAAGCTTGTGTGGATATCTTTTGTTTGGTGGTTATTTCTTAGCACAATTGATTAAGGTCATTTGAGCAGCAAGGCTTAGCTAATCACCTTGTCCGGCATCTGAGATCCCTAGTATTCCTATAGTTATATTCTTTTCACCTAATCTTAATATGCAGGCCTGGACAGGAGCCTCATCGACACCAGTTGCTTTGGTACACATGCTTCTAAGGTTACCTAATCTCAAGTTCGTTATTGTAACCCGGGGAGAAAAAGGTTGCTTAATGCTTGAAAGAAGTATGACAGGTGAGTTTATTGTAGTTCTCCATGTCAATTTTAGCTAAGCATTTCACAAAAAACAAACACGTAGGATGTGCATTTTGCTTACAAGGGATCTGATGGTGATTCCTTTTGATATAAAGAAACATATAATGGACAACTCAACTTGCAGATGCTTCTGAGACTGAGGAAACTGATGTAGAGGATCTGCTAGAATCTTTAGAGCAGAAAGTCGATTTGAGTTCTAGCATGGCAAAATGCGTTGCTTcaaaggtatgctatctttttgTGGGTGTCTGCTCGCAGTAATTCTTGAATATGAAATTGAAGTTCTTTAGCTTGATGAAAGTAATAAACATAAACCTTGCAAAAAGGGTTCACTATAAAGAAAAATGGCAAAAATGTACCTATTTTAGTATGTTGAATTCTCTGTACGTTCTAAAATATATGAATAAAGTGTGTATGGTGGAGCGGAGCCTGGACTAGCAAAGGCAGTATTCTATAATTATATTGGTTTATGGTATAGCCTAATCTTCAAAGAAAACTTCCTACATGTCTTTTCTTTAAGCTCTAAAGATGTACATTTTCAATTTTCGCTCATCGGAAGCTTATCTGATTACACGAAACATTTCAGGCGTTCTCTGACTTTATTAGTAGCTCGTCATTTGAATTTGATTATTTTAGATAAAGATTTTGGAGTAAATATAAAGAAAACAATGCAAATTTTATATCGACAAATAATAATAACAGAAATCTATTGCTATTTAGTTATAATAAATATGATTTGTAAGAAATGAACCCACAAAAGAATTGTCCCGCGGGCTAAAGTTCCTGTCTCTGACGTACCTTTTTTGTTTCTAGTTGTCAGGGTGTATTTGCTATCTTTTTTAGTTACTAGCGGGGACTTATGATACCATGTGCTTCTTTTATAAACCTAGCTTATAAGATTCGAATTCACACTCCTGTTTTCCAGTTGACACGCTTCGTTATTTGTCTGCTTCTGTAGTCAAATTTGAGAATAAGTGCAGATGGGGTTGGCTCGATGAGTGGCAGGTTAATTATGGGTACAGCTGAAGATATACCATCTGAAGAGCTCATAGATACAACTGGTGCAGGTGATGCATTCATTGGAGCGGTTCTATATGGTAAGCATACAACTTCTTAAATGTTTGACTTCTGGATGGTAAGGGTAGTAGGTGATACAGAGCTCGGGCGGTGAGGCCCCTTTGATTGAAAGGAAGTATATGGCTTGTCTTTTTAATTTTAAACAGCCGTAACATGTGTTAGGTTTTCATCACTTCTGTTAGTGGGTCTTGTAATCTTTTCTCAGACATATCTTGCGGTAAACAATACGCTTCCATATGCCATGTCCTCGTATTCACATAATTTGTACTGCCAAAAGTGTTGAAGGTCTGATCATACTTGATGTGGAGTAAGGAAtagtagacccccccccccccccccaaaaaaaacccaTACCTCGGTGCTATTATATCTGATTTCCTTATCCATATGTCTTCGATATTTTGAACTGGAGGCAGCTTCTCTTTGTTATGAATCGTGACTGATGACCGCCGAGAGGCTTTCGATGAGCTGATTCATTGTGCCTCCTGATTAGGTTTATGCACCGGCATGCCAGTTGAGAAGATGCTGCCTTTCGCAGCACAAGTGGTAAGGCGCTGCGGCATCTGGGTGCTAGTGTTGTAAGTATTACGGATGAAAATGAAATGATAATGGTGTGTGCGTTTGTATTTTGATTTGCAGGCTGCTTGCAGCTGCAGAGCTTTGGGGGCCAGGACTGGTCTTCCTCATCTAACTGACCCGCGCCTGTCTCTCTAGTGTGCGCGTACTGGCCCGCCGGATCAATTTCTATTTCCTCGCTGTCTGTGGCCGTGGACCTTAATAATCCGATTCTGGTGTAGTAGCCTTCGGAAATCCTGTCTTGCTTTTATTGTGAAAATTGTGGCAATCGAGATTTACAGGGGATACAATTTTCTTCAGAAACCGTTGGTATATACTCATAGTGGCTTCCATACCTATCTCCTGGTATGATGAAGTCACCGCAAGCGTCTAACTGCTTTGGCTCTTGTACACATTTGTTGACCCAGGAACCGTAGAACAATCATTCTATGGTATTTTCATTAAAATAagcatatatatatttatatatatacaaaagccaaaagaaaaaaaatgaagaaaagaaaatTACAAAGCCTCTTGGCCTATCCAATGCCAGTTCTTGCAAAGACTAGGTCTCAACTAATATGGGCTGTAATCCACTCTTTAAAATCACCTGCAAATTTAGGCGTAATCCTGTGAGTGAGAAGTAGTAGATCTTGTCCAAGAGAGAAGCACCAAGAGTTTGAAGTAGTTTACTGATGTTTAAAGATCCATCCATTCCTTTGCATCCAAACATGCCAACTTCCCATGATGATGATTATTAAAGCAATTCTGTTTTGCGAATACATAAAGCTTGCGTAGCATTTAGAGTACAAGAGGTGGTACAACACATGGTAGAGTACAAGAGGTGATACAACACATGACACAAACGATGCAAGAGGCGTGAACATAATGCTCGAAGCAGACAGGCATGAGATGCTCAGCCCAAACAAAGCAAAACACAACTAAGCTCGCTGTCCCGAGAAGCAACCAAACCAACAAGTAGACGACTAACATCTCCAAATCCAGAACCGAGGATGCCACGAGCAAACAGGACAACGCCTTCACACAGGAGAACGACTCCATGAAGGCTGTATAGGTAAACACAGTTAAACTTGCCGTAACTGAAGTATTGGGTTCACCTCAATGCTATGTCAGACAGCGGCAGCAAAATCGTTTGGATTCAGAGAGGAGACTAGGTTTTTGTGTTGCGTTCAACCCTGCAACTTTTCTCGTTTTTCTTCACTGTTATTTATACTGCGATTACATAAAGATAAGGAGAGTGATCCGAGCTTAACGGCCGTGCCATCCCACGTCCACTCGCCACCTCCCATGACGCCGCCATGCGCGCATGAGCTCGTGCCATCAGCCTAACTAACTTGGCTAAAACAAACTAAGAATCGGTCGGTGCACAAAAAGGCTCATGCACTAGCCGTTTTATTCCTAACTGAACTTGACTGACGACTAAACTAGGCGCAGGATTACAGAGACAACAAATCCCCCCTTAATCCTGATGCCCTGGCGAAATCTCCATGACTCCAAGTTTGAGCCTCATCTCCATGAATCTTGAACGGCCCAATGCCTTGGTAAGAATGTCGGCGAGCTGCCCGTTGGTTCCGATGTGCTCAACGTCCACCTTGCCTTCCCCGACCTTCTCACGAATGTAGTGATAACGAGTGTCGATGTGCTTGCTACGCTCGTGATGGACTGGGTTTTTGCAAAGCTCGATCGCGGACATATTGTCTATCCGCAGCTTCACCGTTGCCGGAGGTTTGCCGATCAGCTCCCCAAGAAGTCGACTCAACCACACACCTTGacacgtcgccgtcgccgccgcaatGTACTCCGCCTCACAGGACGAAAGGGCGACAACCTTCTGCTTCTGCGACGTCCACGTGATGATGCCTGAGTTGAGGAAGAAGACGTATCCAGTCGTGCTCTTGCGATCGTCGAGGTCACCTGCGTGATCGCTATCACTGAACCCTATTAGAACAGGATCCGGTGTCTTCCCCTTCAGATAGCAGCATCCATATCCCGTCGTTCCGCTGATGTAGCGCAGCACTTGTTTCACCGCAGCCCAGTGTGCCGTCGTAGGAGCCTCCATGTACCTGCTCACCATGCCAACGGCGTGCGTGATGTCAGGCCTGGTGTTGCAGAGATACCGAAGGCTCCCGACGATGCTTCGAAAACGCGTGGCGTCGATGGCGTCACCAGGGCTCCCTTTGCACAGCTTCAGTCGTGCTTCCATCGGCGTGTGGCAGGCTTTGCAGCCAGCCATGCCGGCCGCCTCCAAAATCTTCAGGGCATAGGAGCTTTGGCAGATGGTGATCTCTCGTGCCTCCTGCTTCACTTCCAGCCCAAGGTAGTAGCTCAGCAGGCCGAGATCGCTCATGTCAAACAGATGATGCATCTGTTCCTTGAACGCTGCGATCTCCTCCTCGCAGGTGCCCGTGATGATCAGGTCGTCGACGTAGACGCCGACGATGAGAGTCGCCTTGCCGCTGCTCCTCTTGTACACAGCGTGCTCGAGCGGGCTCCGCTCAAATCCAAGCGAGACGAGAGATTCGTCCAGCTTGGCATTTCATGCCCGTGGCGCCTGACGAAGCCCATAGAGCGCCTTCCGCAGCCGCAACACCTTGTTCTCGTTGCCGACGCTGATGTACCACTGTGAGTGGCAGGTGCATCACATGGACGTAAAGTCCGCGTTCCTCAACAGCGATCTCTCGGAGGACACTGCctgacaattggtatcagagagGAGACTAGGTTTTTGTGTTGCGTTCAACCCTGCAACTTTTCTCGTTTTTCTTCACTGTTATTTATACTGCGATTACATAAAGATAAGGAGAGTGATCCGAGCTTAACGGCCGTGCCATCCCACGTCCACTCGCCACCTCCCATGACGCCGCCATGCGCGCATGagctcgtgccatcccacgatgcGCGCACAGCAGCCTAACTAACTTGGCTAAAACAAACTAATAATCGGTCAGTGCACAAACAGGCTCATGCACTAGCTGTTTTATTCCTAACTGAACTTGACTGACGACTAAACTAGGCGCAGGATTACAGAGACAACAGGCTAAGCATCATTATTCACGCAAAATGTTTAGGTAAATCTTGTATACTCAAGAGAATTTCATCCAAGACAGAGATTCTTCTGTTATATAGTAAAGAAAAAAAAATCCATTTTACTACCCTGGATGAAGTGGGCGGTTCACTTTACCCCCTTATCtattttttttacttcttttaCCGCCCAAACAAACCCAAATCGGACAAAACATCCTCATGGCTGGTTTTTCTCCACCCGCTGCTGATGTGGCACTAGTCAACGGTGTTTTTGACCTGGGTGGGGCCCTCTTGTCAGGTTtctctcacctctctctctctctctctctctctctctctctctctctccaggtcGGATCTGCCGCCGCCTGAAGGAGCTCGCCCCGGGCTGATCCGGGCCCGAGCCACCCGTGCCCCACCTTCCTCATCGCGTCGCCCAGGAGCTGCCGCCCTCTCCCCGCCATCACGCTGGCGTCTTGCCAGAGGAGCCCCAACCCGCGCCATCGCGGATCGCCCCGCCCCCGCGCCTTCAccgcctcgccgaccccgccggccACGCCATCCCGCCGCCGCGCGAGCCCGCCCCGAGTACCCACCGCTGGTGgttgcctgatgtctactacacaaccttcttcttgtagacgttgttgggcctccaagtgcaaaggtttgtaggacagcagcaaatccctgaagtggatgacctaaggtttatcaatccgtgggaggtgtaggatgaagatggtctctctcaaacaaccctgcaaccaaataacaaagagtctcttgtgtccccaacacacccaatacaatggtaaattgtataggtgcactagttcggcgaagagatggtgatacaagtgcaaaatggatagtagatataggtttttgtaatatgaaaatagaaaaacagcaaggtagcaagcgataaaagtgagcgtaaatgatatcgcaatgctaggaaacaaggcctagggttcatactttcactagtgcaagttctctcaacaataataacataattgggtcatataactatccctcaacatgcaacaaagagtcactccaaagtcactaatagcggagaataaacgaagagattattgtagggtacgaaaccacctcaaagttattctttctgatcgatctattcaagagtccgtagtaaaataacacgaagctattctttccgttcgatctatcatagagttcgtactagaataacaccttaagacacaaatcaaccaaaaccctaatgtcacctagatactccaatgtcacctcaagtatccgtgggtatgattatatgatatgcatcacacaatctcagattcatctattcaagcaacacaaagaacttcaaagagtgccccaaagtttctaccggagagtcaagacgaaaacgtgtgccaacccctacgcataagttcacgaggttacggaacccgcaagttgatcaccaaaacatacatcaagtagatcacgtgaatatcccattgtcaccacagataagcacatgcaagacatacatcaagtgttctcaaatccttaaagactcaatccgataagataacttcaaagggaaaactcaatccattacaagagagtagagggggagaaacatcataagatccaactataatagcaaagctcgcgatacatcaagattgtaccacctcaagaacacgagagagagagagatcaaacacatagctactggtagataccctcagccccgaaggtgaactactccctcctcgtcatggagagcgctgggatgatgaagatggccaccggcgagggatcccccctccggcagggtgccggaacgggtctagattgattttcggtgactacagaggcttgcggcggcggaactcccgatctaggttatgttctggaggtttgggtatataaaagaggttttggcgtcgggaacaagtcaggggggtcttcgaggcggccacgaggtagggggcgcgcccagggggtagggcgcgcccccaccctcgtgggtgcctcgggactcttctggcccatctccgatactccgtgggcttcttctggtccaaaaataatctccgtcaagtttcaggtcaattggactccgtttggtattccttttctgcaatactcaaaaacaaggaaaaacagaaattggcactgggctctaggttaataggttagtcccaaaaatcatataaaatagcatataaatgtatataaaacatcctagaaggataatataatagcatggaacaataaaaaattatagatacgttggagacgtatcattgccacCACCGCCTCAACCCCGCGCGCCACCGCCTCCTGCCGACCCCGCCTAGCCCTGCTCTGCTCGCCGACGGGTGCAGCGACAGCTCTATCCCACACCCACCTGACAAGGGGGCCCACCCAGGTCAAAACCGCCGTTGTCAAGTGCCACATCAGCAGCGGGTCGAGAAAAACCAGCGAGGGGTGTTTTGTCCGATTTGGgtttgtttggggggggggggggtaaaagaAGTAGAAAGATAGATTGGGGGGTAAAGTGAACCACCCACTTTATTTGGGATAGTAAAATGACATTTTTCTATAGTAAATCCACATAAGCCCGTCATTCTTGAACAAACGGACAGTCCCAAAGTAAGTGCAGAATTGTTTCATCAGAATGAGTGGTGCAAATGGCAGAACTATAGTTAGGCAAATGAAAGTTCTTTGGTGAAGGAGACTCCTGGTATTAATTATGTCATGTAAAAGCAAGTAGAAGAATTTTTTGTATCTTGGCATGACAACTTCTCCAAATGTTTTTGAAGATAATGTGCACATCTGGGGCCTGTCTCAAAGCTTTATATGTCTGGATGAAGGAAAATTCTGAAGAATTCAATTGGTAGGCCCACCTATCATTTTTCCCGTTGCACTGAACACTATCCACCAAGGCCTGAAACTGGAGTAATTGTTCAAATGCGTGTGTAGAAAGAGGAGTATGAAAAAGCTCTATTAAATCATCCTTTTCCAAGGTGTCTTTAGTGGAAATGTCTTGCTGGCTGGCAAAAGAAAACAGTTCAGGGAATTGATGTTTGAGAATGTTTCCGGACCACTTATCATGCCAGAATTGGCTgtgtgcatcatgatgatgcagaggccggggtctttccccttttcgaaaagaaaaaaaacttatCATGCCAGAGCATAATAGGATTAATTTGGAGATATCATTCCACCAAAAAGAGTCCACCTTACCGGCCACCAAAGATAAAGATGCAATTATGTCATGAAATGCAATTGTGTTAGGAGCGGGTTTTTCTTTGGTTAAAAGGTACTTCAAATTTGGAACGAGCATGAAGAGATTACCGAGACTTCTTTCTTTTTTGAGATTTTCTGACAGCCAATTATTGAAAATGCAACATCATTTTTTATCTTTAAGGGAAGTATTTCGAATCGGCCGGCGGTACGTTCACCATGGGATATTATTTTGACTCTTATAGACAAATTTCTTGAAGTGTGGTGATGTTAGGTAAATTCACTACATGGACACAAGGTAGGATTAACCATCCGTGCACACGTAACCAAACAACCGACCATTGCATTTGGAGAGCATAGACTTGTAACCAAACACCATGTGTCTGTTTTCTTCAGTCTGGTTGAAGGGTATGCAGACAACCAAACTGGATGCAGAACATAGTCTAGAGGCTGTTTTTCCTCAGCTAGGCTCCACCGAGTTAGGTTCATCGAAAACAGAAAAATGATGTGAGTAATTAAACAGGCCCATAATGCACGCAATTAGCAAAGGACATAAGCAACTCAACGTCTGATCTTCCGAGTGCGAGCTCCACTGAGCTC
Protein-coding regions in this window:
- the LOC123166751 gene encoding sulfofructose kinase — encoded protein: MMLTLLHIPPLPINPPSSPPPRRRRCPPPMAAFASAPQQSKPLVLGCGAVSVDYLATVASFPNPDDKIRSLALKVEGGGNAGNALTGAARLGLSPRIISKASNDALGKSILKELQDDGVDTSYMTVADGGNSPFTYIIVDNQTKTRTCIHTPGYPPMKPEELTKENLFAALHGVEMVYFDVRLHETALLVAEEASQRKIPILVDAEKKREGLDDLLNFASYVVCSAKFPQAWTGASSTPVALVHMLLRLPNLKFVIVTRGEKGCLMLERSMTDASETEETDVEDLLESLEQKVDLSSSMAKCVASKSNLRISADGVGSMSGRLIMGTAEDIPSEELIDTTGAGDAFIGAVLYGLCTGMPVEKMLPFAAQVAACSCRALGARTGLPHLTDPRLSL